CGATTAGGTGAGAGAACCATCTATTAAAACCGTATTCCAATGAGTTTTATTTAAAGGCTGTTTTCGCATAGATTGTTGTTTTTCGTACCTAGTCTAAAAACCAGAAATAACAATAGTATCGTGCTCTTTTCTTAAAAACTTCCTACGGTTTTCATCGGTAAACTGGAATCCCATTCTAATTTAGTTTCAACTAGCAACAAAGTTTAAGAAAAGAGCCTATTTAAATGAAAAACTAAGGTCTTCTCCGTTAGTTGCTATCACTTTCTTGTACCAATCAAATGATCTTTTCTTTGTTCTTTTTAATGTTCCATTTCCTTCGTCATCCATTTCTACATAAATAAAACCATACCGTTTTTTCATCTCTCCAGTTCCTGCTGAAACTAAATCAATGCAACCCCATGGTGTATAGCCCATTAAGTCAACACCGTCTAAAGTAACCGCCTTTTTCATTTCTGCAATATGATCTCGGAAATATTGGATCCGATAATCATCCTCCACATATCCATTTTCATCCGGTTTATCAATGGTTCCCATTCCGTTTTCAACAATAAAGAGAGGTTTTTGATACCTGTCATAAAGTTCAGATAAGGTGTATCTTAGCCCAACAGGGTCAATAGCCCAACCCCACTCCGTTTTTTCTAAGAAAGGATTTACATCCCCCATTTGTCCGCCGGTATCGGTATTCTGAACGATTTCAGTATGGTAAACACTGCTACGGTAAAAACTAAATGATAAAAAATCCGAGGGATACGCCTTGATAATTTCGTCATCCCCTGGTTCTTTTTTTATAGTTACCCCCATCTCTTCAAAAAAGCGGTCGGCGTAAGATGGATAATATCCCCTCATCATAATATCAGAATAAATCAAAGCTCCTCTTCGATAATCCAAAGCTCCAAATATAGTTTCCGGCTTACAATCTTTCGGGTAAATGCAGCTTAATGCAACCATACAACCAATCTTTGCATCTTGAATGATCTCGTGACAAAGTTTATTGGCAAGGGCACTCGCAACAAACATATGATGCTTTGCTTGATAACGTACCTGCGCGGTAGCCTCCCTGGATCCCATAAAGGCGTAACCATTTAATACATTAATTTCGTTAATGGTGATCCAATATTTAACTAAATCCTTATATCTTGTAAATACCTCTTTACACATTTTTAAAAAACAATCAATCGTCTGACGACCGCCCCAACCATTAAAATGATCAGCCAAATAAGCAGGGGTTTCAAAATGATATAGAGTGACTAATGGTTCGATATTATATTTTTTGCACTCTTTAAAAACATCTTCGTAAAATTTTAACCCTTCCTCATTTGGTTGTTCTCCTTCAATTCCACCTTTTGGGAAAATGCGGGACCAACTAAGAGATAGACGGAAACACTTCAAACCCATTTCTCCAAAAAGGGCAATATCTTCTTTGAAATGGTGGTAAAAATCAACAGCTTTATGACTTGGATAATAAACGGTTTCATCAATATAGCCTGTTGCGCCTTCTGGTATGGTATCAATTTTGGGGTCCCCAGTAGGTCGCCGGTTTACCGTTGTTTTTGTGCCATCTGTTAACTTGATTGTAATTTTCCTTGGGCGGTCTACAGAACCATTTGTTATGAAGTCGCTTGTTGCAAGACCTCTTCCGCCTTCATTGTATCCACCTTCATATTGGTTAGCAGCTGTAGCTCCACCCCATAAAAAATTTTCTGGGAATGTTTTTATCATTAAAGTTCATTCCTTTCTAAACGCATTAAAATAAATGTTAAACAGATTAAATAGCATAAACTACACATTTTATATTTGTTTAATTCAGAAAGACTATGGATTCAAATACAAATTTCTCCCCTAACTATCATTGCAAGAATTAGTATGGTGAAAATTAATTTGAATAAAAAAAGCCCAAAATAAGTTGGGCAATTCTGGTGGAGGGTTTTGTTTCAGGCCTTTTTGATAAGTTTATGCAAATCGATGATTTCTCCGGCCAAATCTTTAATGGTCATTGCGTTCATCAAATGGTCTTGTGCATGAACTATAATAAGTGAAAGCTCAAATTTCGCACCGCCTGCTTCCTTTTGGATTAAGTCAGTTTGAAAATGATGTGCTTCATTAAAAGCAGAATCTGCTTCGGTTAGTTTTGCTTCTGCTTCATCAAAACTACCTTCTTTAGCCTTCTGCATCGCTTCCATCGCCAAGCTTCTTGCATTCCCTGCATGAAGGATTAATTGAAATGCCAGATTGTAAAGTTCTTCTTTATTCATGATTAACAACCTTTCAAATGATTTTCCGGGAAGGGAACATTCCCCTCTTCTGTCAATATTGGGTATATATTAAATTCTAGAAGTTTTATAGCATCTCACCAAAGATCATTTTTCCAATTCTATCAGAAGACGAATGACCTTTATTGTCATATTACATGTAAAGAGACAGGCACTAGTCAAACTAATGCCCACCTCACTTTCCTACGTGATTATATTTTTCCTTTACCCGCGTTCATGGCATTTTCTTCTCTCTTCTTCGCGTTATCATATATTTTGAAGAATGGAGTATAAATTAAGAATGAAATAACAATGTTAACTAAATTCATGATTGCACCTGAAACATGTCCGCCAGAAGCAAGATATCCTGAGATAATTGGCGGCATTGTCCAAGGGACTGCAATACCTGTAGGTTTTGCTACCAATCCGATATCCATACCAAGATAAGTTACAATCACGGTAACTATTGAAGTAAGGACGAATGGAATGATCATGATTGGGTTTAACACGATTGGCAAACCAAAGATTAATGGCTCGTTAATGTTAAAGATACCAGGAGCAAGTGCCAAACGACCAAGACTTTTCATTTGTTGAGATTTAGCAAACAATACCATTGAAAGAACTAAACCAAATGTTACACCCGTTCCACCGATGTGGATGAAGTTATCCCAGAATTGTTGTGTAACAATGTGTGGTAGAGGTTGACCAGCTTGATATGCTGTCATATTGTCACCCATAGCACCAAACCAAATTGGTTCCATTACACTTTTAACGATGTTTGTACCGTGTAATCCAGTAGACCATAATATAGTTACGAATAATTCAGCAACAATGGATCCTCCAAGAGTAAGACCTACCATTTTTAGCGGGTCACCTAGAAGGGTCGTAACTAAGCCGTTGATACTTTCATAAGGGGTCAATTCAACAAGTAAACGTATTACCCAAACCACAAGAAGAACAATAAATCCTGGAATTAAAGCTGCAAATGATTTACCAACATTTGGCGGTACGCCTGCTGGCATTTTAATAACAATATCTTTTTTGACGACCCAACGATAAATTTCCGTTGCTAGTATTCCAATAAGCAATGCAACGAATAAACCTTTACTGCTTAAGAAAGCCTTTGAAATAGCACCGGTTACCATAACTCCTGCTTTAGCTCCAGCTGGAGTAAATAAGAAATTAAATGGTGTTGTTAATATGAAAGCAGCAACTGAAATAGTACCCGCACTCATCGCGTCAAGCTTATAGCTTTCTGCTAATCGGTAAGCCACCGCGAATGCTGCAATAATTGACATGATATTGAAAGTTGCATCTACTGGATAACTTAATTTAGCGGCCCAGTTTGGACCAAAAATAGAAGTCATCCAATCAGCATAACCTGGAATTGGCAAGTTAGCCAGGATCAAGAAAAATGAACCAATGATAATGAATGGCATAGTGGCAATGAGGCCATCACGAAGAGCCATTAAGTGCCTTTGCGCACCAATCTTTGCTGCAACAGGCATGACTTTCTCTTCTAGTAGTCTGTTGAATTTACCCATCTTCTTTTTCTCCTTTTTTATTATTTATTATTTACCATATTTATAGCTGCTTTTAGAACTTCTTCTCCATTACACATTCCGTAGTGGACTTGATTGATTGCATCCACTGGAATGCCTTTTTCTTCACCTAACTTTTTCAAATTTGAAAGCAAGTATCTAACTTGCGGTCCTAAAAGAAGGACATCAGCATTGTCAATGTGTTGATTGACTTGATTAGCTGGAACCGCCCAAATTTTCCCTTCTAAACCTTGTTCTTGGGCTGATTTTTCCATTTTGGTCACTAGCAAGCTTGTACTCATTCCTGCTGCACAACATAATAAAATATTCATCTTTTATTCCTCCTATTATCATCAATAGTTATTTTTTTAAAAAATTTGCCAATTAATCTAAACTGTTTAATTTGACAACTGTTTTAAGAGTGCTTTAATCACCTTGCTCTTATAGTTTATGTTGAAAGCGTTTAATTTTACAGAAACGATTTTTCCGTTACGTAACGGAAAAATGGATGGATACTTAAAATAAAGTTTTTGATATGTAAATTATCAGCAGGTAATATACCCATAAACTAAAAGGGGGTAGCCCTTTTGGGATACCCTCATATTCCCTATTAAATTTGTTCTCCATTAGTAGCAATCAATCGTCTTGTTATTGATCCATATCAGCCTTTTTTCCATTGTAAAGATACATATCTTCCGTTAATGTTTCAGTTCAGTTCAGTTAAGTACCATTTAAAATCCTTATAATCTCTTCAGCAGTCTTACTCTTTAGTATTTTTTTGACTGTTGCACTGTTTTCAATTAATGCCAAGAGCCTTTTAAACATGCTTTCCAGATCATCATTATTAGGTACCTTTCTTATATTTAACAAACAGATAAATTGAACCAAATGTTTATCAGTCCATTCGATGGGCTTCTTTAATGTGCATATAGTCCAAAATATTTCCTCTGTCTCCGGTGAAAGTGGATGAGGGATGGCCACAAGATTTCCAAAGCTGGTTGGAGCGAGCGACTCCCTTTCCAACACTGCATTTACGTAATCTTTGGAGACAAGCTTTTGTTTGTATAATTCTTCGCATAAAAAACGGATAACGCTTTCTTTATCCTCAAAGTCTTTGTGAATAAAAACTCTTGATTCATCTAAATAGCTCGGTTCCTCATTCTTTTTTACAGGTGATAAACCTTCCCTGATATTTTCAATATCTTCTTCTCCTAAAAATGTGTTAACCACTTGTACTGGAACGACTATATCTTCTTTTATTGGAATCGTACTAATAATAAAATCAATAGAGGATAGGTCGTATTCTTTTAATTGATAATAATTGGTTGAAGCCACAATATCGATTTCATCTTTAAATACATTTTGCAAACGATAATACAATAGTCTTGCACTTCCAACACCAGAAGCACACACTACAATCACCCGTTTTGGCCTTTTCTGCCTTGTCTTCATTCTTTCTAATGCCACGCCTATGTGCAATGCAATATAAGCAATCTCGTGTTCTCCTACCTCAATCTCCAAATATTCCTCGATGCATCTGCTGGCAATGGCTGCACCCTCAAAGGCGCTAGGATATTTCCTTTTAATTTCGTTTAATAATGGATTGCGAATGTTCAAGTTATAGCGCAACCGGTTCATTGCTGGCCGAATATGCAAAGTCAGCGATTGAATGAATTCTTCATCGTCATGAAAATCCCAATTTAATTCGGTTTTCAATCTCTCCAGCATGGAATGAATGATGCTGCCTAACTCATCAAATTGACTAAATTCTTTCAACGTATTCTTATGAATTAATTTTGTCCCCAACAAGTGGACAATAATATAATTAATTTCACATTGCGGGAATTTAAAGTTCGTAAACGCCTCAACTTCTTTTACAATTTCATTGGCAACAATTTTTTCAAAGGGATATTGTCCTGTTAAATCGTGTTCGAGGTTTTCAATGACAAAACCTTCTTTGATTCTCTTACACCCAATTGTAATATGGGTAGCCAAATTTTCGAGTGCAATGTCAGATATCTCAATTTTGTATTCATTCACTTTTTTTATGATGATTTCTTTTATCTTTTCAAACAGTTTTTCGTCCAAAACTTGAAAAGAATTACTTTCAATGATTAAGTTGCTTTTTCGGCTTAAAATATAATTTGATAAACATAGCCGTTTCATATATTCATCGCCATCAACTTGCGCACCATAATGCGGTCTGGTAACTAACTTCAATTGATAACTTTCCAATATTTCACGGACAATTTTTAAGTCATTTTGAACCTTAGGCTTGGAAACAAATAGATCCTCCTCAAGACTTTCTATTTTGATTGGTTCCTTTTCTAATAAGAATCGTTTTAATATATACAAAACCCGATTTTCCTGTTCGGAAAAATCTGATTTATTTTTATCTATTGCTTCATTCGCATTAGAACTATACTCCTTTTCAAACACTTCATAATCCTTTATATCTAATAGATATCCTTTTCCTCGAACCGACTTAATGATAATTCCTAACGAGGAGGAGCATTGTGATTGAAGTTCTTTAATCTCGTTGCGAATGGTTCTGTCACTGACACCAAGTTCTTTTGCAATCCAATCAGCTGTAACAGGTTCTTTTGCCTTCATTAAAGACAACACGATGTCTTTTTGTCGTTTCGAAACCACTTTTCTATCCTCCTTTTTTTATGCTCTTTTCTTAATTGATTCATCCTACCTTATTTTTTCTTCACATGGGACGTTCTGTCAAGGGCAAGCGGAGCGAGGGCTTGCCTGTACCCTTGATAGGTTCTCTCCTAAGAAGTATCCTCCCTTAAGGATGAATTACTTTAAAGCCATAAACGAAGGCTGGGGGTTAATAGCTACGCGCAAGGGCTTTTCCTTTGCCTTCCATGCTAATTTAGATGTTTTTATCCAGAATTGATTCGGTATATTATACTTTAAACCCAATTTATAAATTTTTTTAAGTTATTAACTTCAGACTAATGGATTAATATAAAAAAGCCAATTCTAGAATAAAAACTCTTGAATTGGCTTTCTTCGATATAAAAACCTCATTTACCTATGGTAAGGTTCACCACACCTGTTTAAGCGGCGGTTTTCCAATGGACCATACTTATATTAGCATAGTGGGAGTAAAGCACAATTGTTGTTAATCTATGCTGATAATTTTATATTTTTTTCTTTTTTTCTTCTATAAGCGTGCAAAGCAAATAATAGAATAAACCATAGGGGTGTCAACAAAAGGGCAGGCCTTGTAGCTTCAGCAAACAGCATAATAATAAGAATGACAACAAACAACGTTAGGACAGCATAGTTAATAAATGGTGTAAATGGTGCTTTGAATTTTGATTTTGCCTGTAAGTCCTGACGTGTTTTCTTATACCTTAAATGACAAATTAGAATGACACCCCAAACCCAAATAAAACAAATAGCACTAATGGTTGTTACAATTCCAAAAGCTTGTTCCGGAATAAGTTTGCTCAAAAGAGCTCCCCCTGATAGAACAAGAGTAGATATCAGTAACGCGTTTCCTGGTACATGATTTTTATTCAATTTTGCAAAATTAGATGGCCCCTGGTTATTATTGCTTAAATTATATAAGATTCGGCTTGTTGAAAACATCCCACTGTTACAAGCAGAAGCAGCGGAAGTTAAGACGACAAAATTAATAATTCCTGCTGCAATTGGAATCCCCACTAAACTAAACGTTTTGACAAAAGGGCTTTCAGCTGCATTTAGTTCCGTCCAAGGGTTGATGCATAAAAGGATGATCAGCGCACCCACGTAGAAAAAGAGAATTCTTAAAGGAATTTTATTTATTGCCGATGGGATGTTTTTTTCTGGATTGGATGTTTCAGCTGCCGATACACCTACCAATTCCACACCCACAAATGCAAATACAACCATTTGAAATGAAAGTAAGAAACCCGAAATTCCATTTGGAAAAAGTCCGCCATGAACCCAAAGGTTTTTAAAAGAAACTGTCCCTGAATTTGTCTTAAATCCAATTACTAGCAAAATGACCCCAATACCGATTAATGCAAGTATGGTTATTACCTTTACTAAAGCAAACCAGAATTCCAATTCTCCAAAAACTTTTACAGTTAATAGATTAAGTCCTAATAAAATGATCAAGCAGATAATTGCAGGTATCCATTGCTGGATATGGAACCAATATCGTACATATACACCAACAGCAATAACATCAGCCATTGCAGTCATAATCCAACAAAACCAATATGTCCATCCGGTTACAAACGCTGCACGTGGCCCAAGATAGTCTTCCGCAATGTCTGTAAAAGATTGATAGCCCGCTTTAGACAGCAAGAGTTCCCCCAGAGCCCTCATAACGAAAAAACAGGCGGTACCTACAATTAAATAAGCTAGTATGATGGATGGTCCCGCCAGCTGTATGGCTTTACCGGACCCTAAGAATAATCCGGTACCTATGGTTCCGCCAATTGCAATTAGTTGAACGTGCCTATTTGCTAAATCCCTCTTTAATTCTTGCTTTGCCAATCTTATTTCCCCCTAAATGAATTATGTAATAATTTAAAACCAATAAAAAAAGAGATTGGATAGTCTCCAATCTCATGGTCATAAGAATAATAAATAGTATTTGTTCCGCCAACAATTTCAGCATGACAAATAAATATTCAGTACTCTTCTGTCCTTTTGCCTGAGATTGTGAACCCTTCGGCGCCGCAAAATATTCATGCGGTCTCTCCAGAAACTGCTCCTGCTATAGTGTTATCCATAGCAATCATAGCTTGCTAATTATTAAATTTTCTAACAGAGGTAACTATTATTTAATAATATTAGTAACATTCAAATATTTTGTCAATAGTAAGATTAAAAAACTGCCTTTATTTATGGTACGGTTCACCGTGATGTATCTATATGAGGTTCGGCACTCTGAAAAATTTCATTTTCTTTTGAAACCAATCCTTTGATTAACTCGCTGAGTTGTAAAAATTATAAAAGGAGAAAGTGCGATTTTGTAGCC
The Neobacillus sp. PS3-40 genome window above contains:
- a CDS encoding family 1 glycosylhydrolase, whose protein sequence is MIKTFPENFLWGGATAANQYEGGYNEGGRGLATSDFITNGSVDRPRKITIKLTDGTKTTVNRRPTGDPKIDTIPEGATGYIDETVYYPSHKAVDFYHHFKEDIALFGEMGLKCFRLSLSWSRIFPKGGIEGEQPNEEGLKFYEDVFKECKKYNIEPLVTLYHFETPAYLADHFNGWGGRQTIDCFLKMCKEVFTRYKDLVKYWITINEINVLNGYAFMGSREATAQVRYQAKHHMFVASALANKLCHEIIQDAKIGCMVALSCIYPKDCKPETIFGALDYRRGALIYSDIMMRGYYPSYADRFFEEMGVTIKKEPGDDEIIKAYPSDFLSFSFYRSSVYHTEIVQNTDTGGQMGDVNPFLEKTEWGWAIDPVGLRYTLSELYDRYQKPLFIVENGMGTIDKPDENGYVEDDYRIQYFRDHIAEMKKAVTLDGVDLMGYTPWGCIDLVSAGTGEMKKRYGFIYVEMDDEGNGTLKRTKKRSFDWYKKVIATNGEDLSFSFK
- a CDS encoding PTS lactose/cellobiose transporter subunit IIA encodes the protein MNKEELYNLAFQLILHAGNARSLAMEAMQKAKEGSFDEAEAKLTEADSAFNEAHHFQTDLIQKEAGGAKFELSLIIVHAQDHLMNAMTIKDLAGEIIDLHKLIKKA
- the celB gene encoding PTS cellobiose transporter subunit IIC → MGKFNRLLEEKVMPVAAKIGAQRHLMALRDGLIATMPFIIIGSFFLILANLPIPGYADWMTSIFGPNWAAKLSYPVDATFNIMSIIAAFAVAYRLAESYKLDAMSAGTISVAAFILTTPFNFLFTPAGAKAGVMVTGAISKAFLSSKGLFVALLIGILATEIYRWVVKKDIVIKMPAGVPPNVGKSFAALIPGFIVLLVVWVIRLLVELTPYESINGLVTTLLGDPLKMVGLTLGGSIVAELFVTILWSTGLHGTNIVKSVMEPIWFGAMGDNMTAYQAGQPLPHIVTQQFWDNFIHIGGTGVTFGLVLSMVLFAKSQQMKSLGRLALAPGIFNINEPLIFGLPIVLNPIMIIPFVLTSIVTVIVTYLGMDIGLVAKPTGIAVPWTMPPIISGYLASGGHVSGAIMNLVNIVISFLIYTPFFKIYDNAKKREENAMNAGKGKI
- a CDS encoding PTS sugar transporter subunit IIB, which produces MNILLCCAAGMSTSLLVTKMEKSAQEQGLEGKIWAVPANQVNQHIDNADVLLLGPQVRYLLSNLKKLGEEKGIPVDAINQVHYGMCNGEEVLKAAINMVNNK
- a CDS encoding BglG family transcription antiterminator — its product is MVSKRQKDIVLSLMKAKEPVTADWIAKELGVSDRTIRNEIKELQSQCSSSLGIIIKSVRGKGYLLDIKDYEVFEKEYSSNANEAIDKNKSDFSEQENRVLYILKRFLLEKEPIKIESLEEDLFVSKPKVQNDLKIVREILESYQLKLVTRPHYGAQVDGDEYMKRLCLSNYILSRKSNLIIESNSFQVLDEKLFEKIKEIIIKKVNEYKIEISDIALENLATHITIGCKRIKEGFVIENLEHDLTGQYPFEKIVANEIVKEVEAFTNFKFPQCEINYIIVHLLGTKLIHKNTLKEFSQFDELGSIIHSMLERLKTELNWDFHDDEEFIQSLTLHIRPAMNRLRYNLNIRNPLLNEIKRKYPSAFEGAAIASRCIEEYLEIEVGEHEIAYIALHIGVALERMKTRQKRPKRVIVVCASGVGSARLLYYRLQNVFKDEIDIVASTNYYQLKEYDLSSIDFIISTIPIKEDIVVPVQVVNTFLGEEDIENIREGLSPVKKNEEPSYLDESRVFIHKDFEDKESVIRFLCEELYKQKLVSKDYVNAVLERESLAPTSFGNLVAIPHPLSPETEEIFWTICTLKKPIEWTDKHLVQFICLLNIRKVPNNDDLESMFKRLLALIENSATVKKILKSKTAEEIIRILNGT
- a CDS encoding amino acid permease, with the translated sequence MAKQELKRDLANRHVQLIAIGGTIGTGLFLGSGKAIQLAGPSIILAYLIVGTACFFVMRALGELLLSKAGYQSFTDIAEDYLGPRAAFVTGWTYWFCWIMTAMADVIAVGVYVRYWFHIQQWIPAIICLIILLGLNLLTVKVFGELEFWFALVKVITILALIGIGVILLVIGFKTNSGTVSFKNLWVHGGLFPNGISGFLLSFQMVVFAFVGVELVGVSAAETSNPEKNIPSAINKIPLRILFFYVGALIILLCINPWTELNAAESPFVKTFSLVGIPIAAGIINFVVLTSAASACNSGMFSTSRILYNLSNNNQGPSNFAKLNKNHVPGNALLISTLVLSGGALLSKLIPEQAFGIVTTISAICFIWVWGVILICHLRYKKTRQDLQAKSKFKAPFTPFINYAVLTLFVVILIIMLFAEATRPALLLTPLWFILLFALHAYRRKKEKNIKLSA